From a region of the Bradyrhizobium sp. KBS0727 genome:
- a CDS encoding S8 family serine peptidase: MQKRGFADHFSFGQSGNDPFGTDASAGDWNSIVVSAIGAPVSPAGDDLYVAPVFADGLTSDTASEGPDAAAAGGKKTTGGGTTSGSGGSTGGGTTSGGSTGGTGTASSFPTIPITWRTLNPPTGDTGTPTDTNFNQEWEMTSAAAGINVMKAWQNYTGLGIKVGIVDDGIDYNHPDLSPHYLLNLDYDAVTADGTAYGNTAYDWHGTTVAGVLAAARNGAGNVGVAYNASIAGFRIAYGSTGSASQIADALNHLATSGMDVANASWGYSTAYQDNFFSSWSASKTAIQNDVANGRGGLGINIVFAAGNARSSGDNVNYHNYQNDPFVITVAATDGTGHITSFSSPGAALLVSAPGYGEITDDRLGTSGYSSGDYTTMSGTSYAAPAVSGIIALMLQANPNLGYRDVQEILAYSAKQTDPTNAGWQTNGSHDWNGGGLHFSNDFGFGLVDATAAVRLAESWQKQSTYADMSTQTVSHTDNLAIPDDTGSLQSTITLASSERLDKVVVDLNITHPHVSDLTVTLTSPDGTSAVLVNHPASGTGSGIVFETTANDFWGEDAKGNWTLTVTDNVTGNVGTLNSWTLTALGDAPSTPATYVYTDEFATASGASRTILNDSSGSATINTAAVTTASYLDLHSGALDTVAGKTLQIGTGTVIKAVWAGDGNDTIIANDAGDTIQGGRGNDTIVAGHGADILYGGPGSDTFVFNFMNTALAQIRDFATGQDVIDFHQLLATVGYTGANPIADGWLNLLTDGNGGTDVAIDPHNGQPSAMVVDVLGVAPNLLHLGTSTWTLTA; the protein is encoded by the coding sequence ATGCAAAAGCGTGGCTTCGCCGACCATTTCAGTTTCGGGCAATCCGGTAACGACCCATTTGGAACGGACGCAAGCGCCGGCGATTGGAACTCAATCGTCGTGTCGGCAATCGGCGCACCGGTTTCGCCTGCAGGCGACGACTTATATGTTGCCCCCGTTTTCGCCGACGGGCTGACCAGTGACACCGCCTCGGAGGGCCCTGACGCAGCGGCGGCCGGCGGAAAGAAAACCACAGGCGGTGGCACGACGAGTGGCAGCGGCGGCTCTACTGGCGGCGGGACAACGAGTGGTGGCTCGACCGGCGGTACGGGCACGGCATCGAGCTTTCCGACGATTCCGATTACCTGGCGAACCCTCAATCCGCCGACTGGGGATACGGGAACGCCGACCGACACCAATTTCAATCAAGAATGGGAAATGACCAGCGCCGCGGCTGGAATCAACGTGATGAAAGCCTGGCAAAATTATACCGGACTAGGCATCAAGGTCGGCATCGTCGACGATGGCATCGACTATAACCATCCAGACCTTAGCCCGCACTATCTGCTCAACCTCGATTACGACGCGGTGACGGCCGACGGCACAGCGTACGGCAATACAGCCTACGACTGGCATGGCACGACGGTTGCCGGCGTGCTGGCGGCTGCACGTAATGGCGCGGGCAATGTGGGTGTTGCATACAACGCAAGCATCGCGGGCTTCCGGATAGCGTATGGTTCGACGGGCAGCGCGAGCCAGATAGCCGACGCATTGAACCATCTCGCCACAAGCGGGATGGATGTTGCAAACGCGAGTTGGGGCTATTCTACCGCATATCAGGACAATTTCTTTTCCTCGTGGTCCGCTTCGAAAACGGCGATCCAGAACGACGTCGCCAATGGCCGCGGCGGACTTGGTATTAACATCGTCTTCGCTGCCGGAAATGCGCGCTCCTCCGGCGACAACGTAAATTATCACAACTACCAAAACGATCCCTTCGTGATTACGGTCGCAGCAACCGACGGCACGGGACATATCACCTCCTTCAGCAGTCCCGGAGCCGCGTTGCTGGTTTCAGCGCCGGGCTATGGCGAAATCACGGACGACCGTCTTGGCACATCCGGCTATTCCAGTGGCGACTATACGACGATGTCCGGGACGTCCTATGCCGCTCCCGCGGTGTCCGGAATCATCGCACTAATGCTTCAGGCCAATCCGAACCTTGGCTACCGCGACGTCCAGGAAATCCTTGCCTATTCGGCGAAGCAGACCGACCCCACCAACGCCGGCTGGCAAACCAACGGCTCTCACGACTGGAACGGCGGCGGCCTCCATTTCAGCAACGACTTCGGTTTTGGTCTGGTCGATGCGACGGCTGCCGTAAGGTTGGCTGAGAGTTGGCAGAAGCAGTCGACTTATGCCGACATGTCCACGCAGACCGTCAGTCACACCGACAACCTTGCAATACCCGACGATACGGGCAGCCTACAAAGTACGATCACGTTAGCTTCATCGGAACGTCTCGATAAGGTCGTGGTCGACCTCAACATCACGCATCCGCATGTCAGCGACCTTACGGTTACACTTACATCGCCCGACGGGACCAGTGCCGTACTCGTCAACCATCCCGCAAGCGGCACCGGCAGCGGGATCGTGTTTGAGACCACAGCCAATGATTTTTGGGGAGAGGACGCCAAAGGCAATTGGACGTTGACCGTGACCGACAATGTCACAGGCAATGTCGGAACACTCAACAGCTGGACGCTAACGGCGCTTGGCGATGCACCCTCGACGCCTGCAACCTATGTTTATACCGACGAATTTGCGACCGCGTCTGGTGCAAGTCGCACGATCCTGAATGACAGCAGCGGCTCAGCGACCATCAACACCGCCGCAGTGACCACGGCTTCATATCTCGACCTGCATTCTGGTGCACTCGACACCGTTGCCGGCAAGACCCTTCAGATCGGAACGGGCACCGTCATCAAGGCGGTCTGGGCCGGCGACGGCAACGATACGATTATCGCCAACGACGCCGGCGACACCATTCAGGGTGGGCGCGGCAACGATACAATCGTCGCCGGACACGGTGCAGACATCCTCTACGGCGGACCCGGCAGCGACACCTTCGTGTTCAACTTCATGAACACCGCGCTCGCCCAGATCCGCGACTTTGCCACTGGCCAGGACGTCATCGACTTCCATCAGCTACTTGCGACGGTCGGATATACCGGAGCCAACCCGATCGCCGACGGATGGCTCAATCTGCTGACCGACGGCAATGGAGGCACCGACGTCGCGATCGACCCGCACAATGGCCAGCCGTCGGCGATGGTCGTTGACGTGCTCGGTGTCGCACCGAACTTGCTCCATCTCGGTACCAGTACCTGGACCCTGACGGCGTGA